The Punica granatum isolate Tunisia-2019 chromosome 4, ASM765513v2, whole genome shotgun sequence sequence ATCTTTTATTAATCTTTCTCTGATCTGACCAGCCCAAGAGACAAACCTCTTCATCCTCCTATCGTCCAATAATCGGTAAATCCATCTTTCTATCTTCTTTTCAGATGAGTGACTTCCTGCTCAACAGCACTAGAATGAAATGGAATTCTAGCTGTAGCTCACCAAACAAAATTCTACTGGAATTCTGGATCTACTCAAATCTTCAACTTAAGTTTAACACCAAAACCATGGTCACTGCATCAGATGCCAACTTGCAAAAGGGCAATATCTTCCCCAGCCATCAACAGCACAATAACTAAGACCCCCATGTCTTACGAAAGGCCCTCGAACTTTAATCTCAAAAATATGGAAACTAGGGACTTCAGTAGTAGAATTTCCAGCCATCCAGACACCAACACAACCATAGCAGTAGTGTGCATGCCGATTCTCGACAGGCAAAGATCAACAAGTGCCATGCTTCCGGATAGCAATAACAAACCATAGTCTCTCATGGCACTAGAAGCTCCCACAAGAAAAACAGGCGAAAATCCATTACTTCAGCGAAAACCCACAACGCCCATTCACAGTAACAATCAACACAACTAACCTTAACCGTGCAACACGATCCTCAATCTATTATTATCAACTTTCTTGCCTTAGTCATTACTAAGATGAAGAATGAAGGCACAATTTCCAAGTGCTCAAAAGAAATGTCCAAAACCAGTTACCCTTTCCAAATAACCACTGTCATAACCACACGGCGAGCTTGTACATGTTAATCAGAAGCAAACTGCATTACTAATTTCAAAGGAACCAATTTTACCTGTAAATCCATTGACAAAGTATAATCAACAGTttggaaataaaaatgcaGGTAAAATACCAACACCAGCAATACCTGTGAACACTATTGAAGTTAATGACACTAAATGTACCTGGTTCTGTTTGAGTTCACTGTCCTGTCACGAGGAGGAGCTCTACTGCGAAAGGGAACAACTGCAGCCTTCCTGGCAGCCTCTTTCGCAAGAGGAAATTGGTTTCCCTGAAAATTCGACCTTTTCTGTGCAAGAACTCCCTGAAAACCAATAGCGAAAATGTGAGTACACAGATGGGCCAAAAACGGAAATGCAAGAATTTCAACATCCACAATATGGAACCTGTCTGAGCGACGATCTCGAGTTCATAAAACGCTGCAGCTTCATGGATTTATCTTGAGCAGCATTGTTATAAGCTCTCTGGCTTTTATTCTATAACAATCACCATGAGAAGACACTGTCATTGTAAGTTGGAAAAATGAAGAACAACATCAATTAAGTAGTAAATGAAGTAGAGGTTCTGCGAAAAAAACACTTACAGGAACTCTAGCCCTCTTTCCTTTAGCTGGCTTGTTCTTAGACATTTTGATTATGTCGTCTGCACATTAAGGAAATCGGCCAACATCACCGCGTTAGTTGCTAAAAATCCAAAAGGACAACGGAAAAGAATCATGAAACTCTGTCCTGGTTATTGACAACTGACCTAACGCCATGTCCATCTTCTTCTCTGTAAGAGCGAGGGCCTCCTTAGTCAGCGGTTTAGCTTCCATCTAAGAGAGCACGAGAAAACTCATGTCAAAAGAGACTGCAAAAAGGAGTAATGCATATTCTGAAACCACATGCCCGACAAGGACGGATGATTGTTTGCAATATGAGTCGCATGTCGCAAGTACACAGTGTCAATTACAGCGAGAGACAACAACAGTTTCACCATTTTTGCGCTCCATCAGATGCTTCGGCCACCAATTTTGCAACGCCAAGAACCACAACTAGAAGACCGGAAAGCTTACCGATTTTGCAGCAAGGAGATTAACCGATGACGCCGAAACCGACAGAGGTAAGAACCGACAACAAACTTCACAGACGATAATGGGGGGTTTAGGGATTTCGGTGGACGACAACACTGTCGTGATCGCGCGAAACTGGGCCGAGATTGAGATTGAGGTTGAGGTTGAGGTTTTGGGCCCAAGGGGAGAGTGGGAAGGAAAGTGAGAAGGAAGGAACAGCCGACTGtagaagaaggaggaggaggaaggcgGCTGACTTCGCAGCCAATGAATCCGAATGCTTTCAGAGCTccaaacaaatcaaaaaagTGAGCTCCAGTCCGACCGCCGCCGGGAAGCACCTGACCGGACTACCGAAACATCTtcgtgtgttttttttttaataatatattaatattaattttctctttgtttCGCTGGGAAAAGAAtcgaggggaaaaaaaaagcttttctTTGGGTCCagcaaattattattattattttttttataaccgAAGTGTCAGAGTTTCGCTCGATTAATTTCGTGGTACATCATAAACAAGAAGTCAATACACGTTGTGTAGGTGACtcgaaaatatatatgcaattcTAGAATTAGCAATTCTTTTAgtttctcttctctttctttttttggaaaaaagaaaaaaatctcattgtGATTTGGGGTCGGGACAAATCGCACATTGTTCTTTTGTTTAGGACAATTAGTCCCCATGTGATTTACTCCGTTAAACATACGAAATTAcggaattaattttattttattttcaattcttaATCTTTTAGTCtattaatcattttgattctaaatctttttcttttatcattcatatcctaaacttttcattttagtcctaaaagaaaatcgaaagggaatgAGGGGTCGGGACCACCAATTGGCCActccgacccctccaccgaggtcgctgGTGTCCTCCGTGGGTACCAGCGACCTctgtggaggggtcggggtcgccgattggcggcccaGACCCTGAATCTACCG is a genomic window containing:
- the LOC116202547 gene encoding uncharacterized protein LOC116202547 isoform X1, whose translation is MMEAKPLTKEALALTEKKMDMALDDIIKMSKNKPAKGKRARVPNKSQRAYNNAAQDKSMKLQRFMNSRSSLRQGVLAQKRSNFQGNQFPLAKEAARKAAVVPFRSRAPPRDRTVNSNRTRAGAPLAMNRSSKNTSGASKQQHQGEGNGGSKQRPQTLDARFANLKEQREKVSVLPRPDNFTARRNGGGTRKQIPPWTRFPK
- the LOC116202547 gene encoding uncharacterized protein LOC116202547 isoform X3; the protein is MMEAKPLTKEALALTEKKMDMALDDIIKMSKNKPAKGKRARVPNKSQRAYNNAAQDKSMKLQRFMNSRSSLRQGVLAQKRSNFQGNQFPLAKEAARKAAVVPFRSRAPPRDRTVNSNRTRAGAPLAMNRSSKNTSGASKQHQGEGNGGSKQRPQTLDARFANLKEQREKVSVLPRPDNFTARRNGGGTRKQIPPWTRFPK
- the LOC116202547 gene encoding uncharacterized protein LOC116202547 isoform X2, whose product is MEAKPLTKEALALTEKKMDMALDDIIKMSKNKPAKGKRARVPNKSQRAYNNAAQDKSMKLQRFMNSRSSLRQGVLAQKRSNFQGNQFPLAKEAARKAAVVPFRSRAPPRDRTVNSNRTRAGAPLAMNRSSKNTSGASKQQHQGEGNGGSKQRPQTLDARFANLKEQREKVSVLPRPDNFTARRNGGGTRKQIPPWTRFPK